The following proteins come from a genomic window of Geothermobacter hydrogeniphilus:
- a CDS encoding UbiD family decarboxylase, which produces MGYRNLQDCIADLERRGELIRIEQELDPRLEIGAVQRRVYRAGGPALLFTRPRGSRFPMLGNLFGTLERTRWLFRDALRGVETLVRAKIDPRELLKSPSALLRAPLAARYLLPRRVRKAPILAHRTGLEQLPQLVSWPRDGGAFITLPQVYSEDPAAPGWRHSNLGMYRVQISGNDYGPAEAGMHYQIHRGIAIHHRRALEAGQPLRVNVFVGGPPALSVAAVMPLPEGMPEIAFAGLLGGRRIDLTSAANGLPMPAEADFCLTGWLDPAVLKKEGPFGDHLGYYSLGHEFPVFRVETVHHRPDAIWPFTTVGRPPQEDTSFGAFIHELTGELIPEVLPGVHAVHAVDAAGVHPLLLAVGSERYTPYAEPGRPQELLTQANAILGQGQLSLAKYLLIANAGDNPPELQRIDDFLRFMLERVDWRRDLHFQTRTTIDTLDYSGRGLNRGSKLVVAAVGKPLRRLAAVLPENLRLPDGFSDPTLPLPGVLAVRAPAWGAPPHGNDPVLDQFCRRQEKLGMDEGIALVVLVDDPQFVARSLDDWLWTVFTRSDPAVDIDGLGADTLHKHWGCTGPLVIDARLKAHHAPPLEELPEVEKKVDELGGPGGPLHGII; this is translated from the coding sequence ATGGGATATCGAAATCTTCAGGACTGCATCGCCGACCTGGAACGACGGGGCGAGCTGATCCGCATTGAACAGGAACTCGACCCGCGCCTGGAAATCGGCGCCGTACAGCGCCGCGTCTACCGGGCCGGCGGACCGGCGTTGCTCTTCACCCGGCCGCGGGGCAGCCGGTTTCCGATGCTCGGCAACCTGTTCGGCACCCTGGAGAGAACCCGCTGGCTGTTTCGTGACGCCCTGCGCGGTGTGGAAACCCTGGTCCGGGCCAAAATCGACCCGCGGGAACTGCTGAAGAGTCCGAGCGCCCTGCTGCGGGCGCCGCTGGCCGCTCGGTACCTGCTGCCGAGGCGGGTGCGGAAGGCGCCGATCCTGGCGCACCGGACCGGGCTGGAACAGCTGCCGCAGCTGGTTTCCTGGCCCCGGGACGGCGGCGCCTTCATCACCCTGCCGCAGGTCTACAGTGAAGATCCGGCCGCGCCCGGTTGGCGCCATTCGAACCTCGGCATGTACCGGGTGCAGATTTCCGGTAATGATTACGGTCCCGCTGAGGCGGGGATGCACTACCAGATCCATCGCGGCATCGCCATTCACCACCGCAGAGCCCTGGAAGCCGGGCAGCCGCTGCGGGTCAATGTCTTCGTCGGCGGTCCGCCGGCCTTGAGCGTGGCGGCGGTGATGCCGTTGCCGGAGGGGATGCCGGAAATCGCCTTTGCCGGGCTGCTCGGCGGCCGGCGGATTGACCTGACCAGTGCCGCCAACGGCTTGCCGATGCCGGCCGAGGCCGACTTCTGTCTCACCGGCTGGCTCGATCCGGCGGTGTTGAAAAAGGAGGGGCCGTTCGGCGACCATCTCGGCTACTACAGTCTCGGCCACGAGTTTCCGGTCTTCCGGGTCGAAACCGTCCATCACCGGCCCGATGCCATCTGGCCCTTCACCACCGTCGGTCGTCCTCCGCAGGAGGATACCAGTTTCGGCGCCTTCATTCATGAACTGACCGGCGAACTGATCCCCGAGGTTCTGCCGGGGGTTCACGCCGTCCACGCGGTCGATGCCGCCGGTGTTCATCCGCTGTTGCTGGCGGTCGGCAGCGAGCGCTACACTCCTTACGCCGAACCGGGTCGTCCCCAGGAACTGCTCACCCAGGCCAATGCCATTCTCGGCCAGGGACAGCTGTCGCTGGCCAAGTATCTGCTGATCGCCAACGCCGGCGACAATCCGCCCGAGTTGCAGCGGATCGACGATTTCCTGCGCTTCATGCTGGAACGGGTTGACTGGCGGCGTGACCTGCATTTCCAGACCCGCACCACCATCGACACCCTCGATTACTCGGGGCGCGGTCTCAATCGGGGCTCCAAGCTGGTGGTGGCGGCGGTCGGAAAACCCTTGCGCCGCCTTGCCGCAGTCCTGCCGGAAAACCTGCGCCTGCCGGACGGCTTCTCCGATCCGACCCTGCCGCTGCCCGGCGTGCTGGCGGTCCGGGCTCCGGCCTGGGGCGCCCCGCCCCACGGCAACGACCCGGTCCTCGACCAGTTCTGCCGCCGACAGGAAAAACTCGGCATGGATGAAGGCATCGCGCTGGTGGTGCTGGTCGATGATCCGCAGTTTGTCGCCCGTTCCCTCGACGACTGGCTGTGGACGGTCTTCACCCGCTCCGATCCGGCGGTCGATATCGACGGCCTCGGCGCGGACACGCTTCACAAGCACTGGGGCTGCACCGGCCCGCTGGTTATCGATGCCCGTCTCAAGGCGCACCACGCCCCGCCGTTGGAAGAGTTGCCCGAGGTGGAAAAGAAAGTTGACGAACTGGGCGGGCCGGGCGGCCCGCTGCACGGGATTATCTGA